One window of Chryseobacterium indologenes genomic DNA carries:
- a CDS encoding M14 family metallopeptidase, with the protein MKTKEELKKYFENGDIPVQEDFWEWQESYWHKDEMIPLNQIADVDAVSVGDLLGNIKTGGVRDWVLGSYKAGEVVRYLNILWKAKIDITSAVPGNNANWEIYFPFPKSPGIFTSHSTTLTIDTVTNTVTLIGTSTNKLITNQGVFNVRAQTVDTSANPTYYAIVYNTSSTNARAVTVYDNAARPLGINDYVLFYVLNLNSTLQEVFGAKGYMLINTTETTTYPIKPVATADVLYNKTFSTWHESRTSDEKFWLSKAILDAEFYNVKDSAVVTLYGLGKNVTTTNSYLGFIYTERAKPALFLYADEFNNAFSAPYDPLLHTGVKTYFLRSGTKRESNTTIYGKVTIDWSQVPNQKRVVESNSGVTNNSNLSRTLYKKSEVFNNPLGFVKFAKSRSFNDYYSAPALDSYAGPDGSGIPKKPYEDCREWSLKWDELITNVPPGYSISKETLTTDVPTDTNAEGKLPIYGYTFLPGKLTAGDPTGNNAQTLPRIILNCSIHGFEKTPSFVTYELMKQVLTNWKSHPFLEYLRFNVEFVIIPFANPHGWNAGSGAGTRKNFNSVDLNRNFPTFWTGGGTTPSDSTYPGQATLSEIESQAIYRYMQEKITPNTILGIDFHNFHGTPQTDPKNYNMAWVVNLGSELGQSSANILMKELSAKYKTKSLLIPQSDDYCIGQSNNYNGPGFSGSAMKSLGALYASTFEVCQNFRFNPAFKSHDSDAITFGLETFTNYLRIFLAEHLEEYNRTK; encoded by the coding sequence ATGAAAACAAAAGAAGAATTAAAAAAATATTTCGAAAACGGAGATATTCCGGTACAGGAAGATTTCTGGGAGTGGCAGGAATCTTATTGGCATAAGGATGAAATGATTCCATTAAACCAAATTGCGGATGTTGATGCCGTAAGTGTCGGAGACTTGCTGGGCAATATAAAAACAGGAGGGGTCAGGGATTGGGTTCTGGGCTCTTACAAAGCTGGGGAAGTTGTCAGATATCTAAATATTTTATGGAAAGCTAAAATAGATATTACAAGTGCGGTTCCGGGTAATAATGCTAATTGGGAGATTTATTTTCCATTTCCTAAATCACCGGGTATTTTCACATCACATTCAACCACTTTAACAATTGATACTGTTACTAACACAGTTACATTAATTGGTACCTCAACAAATAAACTTATTACAAACCAAGGCGTATTTAATGTTAGGGCACAGACTGTTGACACCTCGGCAAATCCAACATATTATGCAATTGTCTATAATACATCAAGTACAAATGCAAGAGCGGTTACAGTCTATGATAATGCAGCAAGACCTTTGGGAATTAATGATTATGTTTTGTTTTATGTACTCAATCTAAATTCAACCTTACAGGAGGTTTTTGGAGCTAAAGGATATATGTTAATCAATACAACAGAAACAACCACTTACCCGATAAAGCCTGTAGCAACTGCTGACGTTTTATACAATAAAACATTTTCAACCTGGCATGAATCCAGAACATCAGATGAAAAATTCTGGCTTAGTAAAGCCATCTTAGATGCTGAATTTTATAATGTAAAAGACAGTGCGGTGGTTACATTATACGGACTAGGAAAAAATGTTACAACTACCAATTCATATCTTGGTTTTATTTATACAGAAAGAGCTAAGCCTGCACTGTTCTTGTATGCAGACGAATTTAATAATGCTTTCTCTGCACCTTATGATCCTTTATTGCACACAGGAGTTAAAACCTATTTTCTCAGGTCAGGAACAAAAAGGGAATCCAATACAACAATATATGGAAAAGTAACAATTGACTGGTCTCAGGTTCCTAATCAGAAAAGAGTCGTTGAAAGTAACTCGGGTGTTACCAATAATAGTAACCTAAGCAGGACGCTGTATAAAAAATCAGAAGTCTTTAATAATCCTTTAGGATTTGTAAAGTTTGCAAAGTCCCGCAGTTTCAATGATTATTATTCTGCTCCGGCATTAGACAGTTATGCAGGTCCGGATGGATCAGGCATTCCAAAAAAACCCTATGAGGACTGCAGAGAATGGTCATTAAAGTGGGATGAACTTATAACAAATGTACCTCCCGGATATTCAATTAGTAAGGAAACGCTTACAACTGATGTCCCTACAGATACCAATGCTGAAGGAAAGCTGCCAATTTATGGTTATACTTTTTTACCCGGAAAACTAACCGCTGGGGATCCTACCGGGAATAATGCTCAGACGTTACCACGAATTATTTTAAATTGTTCAATCCATGGTTTTGAAAAAACACCTTCATTTGTTACTTATGAGCTCATGAAACAAGTTCTGACGAATTGGAAATCTCATCCGTTTTTAGAATACCTAAGATTTAATGTTGAATTTGTTATTATTCCGTTTGCTAATCCGCACGGATGGAATGCCGGATCGGGTGCAGGAACGCGAAAGAATTTCAACTCAGTGGATTTAAACAGAAATTTTCCAACATTCTGGACAGGTGGAGGCACTACTCCTTCAGATTCTACATATCCTGGTCAAGCAACATTATCAGAAATTGAATCCCAGGCAATATATAGATACATGCAGGAAAAAATCACTCCAAACACAATACTGGGCATAGACTTTCACAATTTTCATGGTACTCCCCAGACAGATCCAAAAAATTACAATATGGCATGGGTTGTAAATCTTGGTTCTGAATTAGGTCAAAGTTCAGCTAATATTTTAATGAAAGAACTGTCAGCAAAATATAAGACTAAATCTTTACTAATTCCGCAATCTGATGATTATTGTATCGGACAGTCGAATAACTATAACGGCCCGGGCTTTAGTGGTTCTGCTATGAAATCTTTGGGAGCTCTTTATGCTTCAACGTTTGAAGTCTGTCAGAACTTCCGATTCAATCCCGCTTTTAAAAGCCACGACAGTGATGCTATTACTTTTGGCTTGGAAACATTTACCAACTATTTACGAATTTTTCTTGCTGAGCATTTAGAAGAATATAACAGGACAAAATAG
- a CDS encoding patatin-like phospholipase family protein → MKKTTILSLDGGGIRGIITCIILRYIEEQLQYYDKPTAKLGDYFDLVAGSSTGGLIASIILCPDETRKAKYSIQKGLELYAEKGGDIFQVSFWEKLVNPFGLLNEKIPQESLERNLNDFFGNLELKELIKPCLITSYDIENRRAKLFNSWKANLSTDNFYVKDICRATSAAPTYFSPVQIKSMYGQIFSLIDGGMFANNPALCAYAEARKIPFAEVLKNHQKANHPGVNDMIIVSIGTGIEARPYPFKKLEKAGKIGWVSPIIDILMSANAETVDYQLEQMFQTLGLRNQKNYYRVNPSLKNASPAMDNVRRSNIENLIQAGLSYIDDNREILNQIVQKLIKNKI, encoded by the coding sequence ATGAAAAAGACAACCATTCTTTCTTTGGACGGGGGTGGAATAAGGGGAATCATCACCTGCATTATTCTACGCTACATAGAAGAACAGCTCCAGTATTATGATAAGCCTACGGCAAAGCTTGGGGATTATTTTGATCTGGTGGCAGGCAGCAGTACCGGAGGTCTGATTGCTTCTATTATTCTATGTCCCGACGAAACCCGAAAAGCAAAATATTCTATTCAGAAAGGATTAGAATTATATGCGGAAAAGGGCGGCGATATCTTCCAGGTTTCCTTTTGGGAAAAACTGGTTAATCCATTCGGATTATTGAATGAAAAAATTCCACAGGAATCTCTTGAAAGGAATTTAAATGACTTTTTTGGAAATTTAGAATTAAAAGAATTAATAAAACCATGTTTAATAACAAGTTACGATATTGAAAACAGAAGAGCAAAGCTTTTCAACTCATGGAAAGCCAACCTCAGCACAGATAACTTTTATGTAAAAGATATTTGCAGAGCGACTTCGGCCGCACCAACGTATTTTAGTCCGGTACAGATCAAATCCATGTATGGACAGATCTTCAGTCTGATTGATGGAGGAATGTTTGCAAATAATCCTGCTCTTTGTGCTTATGCAGAAGCAAGAAAAATTCCTTTTGCAGAGGTTTTAAAAAATCATCAGAAAGCCAACCATCCGGGTGTAAATGATATGATTATTGTTTCTATCGGAACAGGAATTGAAGCCAGGCCTTATCCTTTTAAAAAACTGGAAAAAGCCGGAAAAATTGGCTGGGTAAGCCCGATTATTGATATTTTAATGTCTGCCAATGCAGAAACGGTAGACTATCAGTTGGAACAGATGTTTCAGACACTGGGTTTGAGAAATCAGAAAAACTATTACCGCGTGAATCCTTCACTGAAAAATGCCTCTCCTGCAATGGATAATGTAAGAAGGTCTAATATTGAAAATCTGATACAGGCCGGATTGAGCTATATTGATGACAACAGAGAAATCTTAAACCAGATTGTTCAAAAACTCATCAAAAATAAAATATAA
- a CDS encoding M15 family metallopeptidase, producing the protein MDKVTLERIQKLHPMVRDEVKQIIQECDEALTGRARIRITQGLRSFEEQEKLYAIGRITSGKKVTNAKAGQSIHNYGLAVDICLMIDGKTASWDTVKDWDNDKVADWYECVKIFARHGWDWGGNWKTFKDLPHFEKKSIPSKKGPVKTSWRTLLKMPRDKQNYVVF; encoded by the coding sequence ATGGATAAAGTAACCTTAGAACGAATTCAGAAACTTCACCCGATGGTAAGAGATGAAGTGAAGCAAATCATACAAGAATGTGATGAAGCCCTTACCGGAAGAGCCAGAATACGGATCACTCAGGGACTAAGATCTTTTGAGGAGCAGGAAAAGCTGTATGCGATCGGAAGAATTACTTCAGGAAAAAAAGTGACCAATGCCAAGGCAGGACAAAGCATCCACAATTATGGTCTTGCTGTAGATATCTGCTTGATGATCGACGGAAAAACAGCAAGTTGGGACACGGTAAAAGACTGGGACAATGACAAGGTTGCCGATTGGTATGAGTGTGTAAAGATCTTTGCCCGCCATGGCTGGGACTGGGGCGGAAACTGGAAAACATTCAAGGATCTTCCCCACTTTGAAAAAAAGAGTATTCCTTCTAAAAAAGGTCCTGTAAAAACTAGCTGGAGGACACTCTTGAAGATGCCGAGAGATAAGCAGAATTATGTTGTTTTTTAG
- a CDS encoding Na+/H+ antiporter, whose translation MHTILPFLLAMIAAIVLLNMWAAKLKIAYPILLVVFGLLVSFVPGLPVVKINPDLIFFIFLPPLLFEAAWSISFKEMKRWWRIIGSFAFLVVFFTALAVAVTANYFIPGFTIALGFLLGGIVSPPDAVSTGAIMKFVKIPSTTSAILEGESLLNDASSLIIFRFALIAVGTGQFVWQEASLNFLWMIIGGAGIGLVLAWLFVQAHRKLPTDASSDIALTLIEPYLMYWIAEQFHASGVLAVVCGGLYMSGKRMIFLNSTSRIRGYSVWESFVFILNGIVFLIIGLELPEIVGGLRSEGISLKIAIQYGVLVTGILIAARIISSYAAMFATLIFRPSVAPRASSGRRRLLMPLMLGWTGMRGVVSLAAALAIPINLENGLPFPNRNLILFITFVVILLTLLVQGLTLPYFIKYGHVFDDFTDEEKDKQGREEIKHKLKQHIYHFLKNKHESELNSHAGLERMLKHWEEKIQANETEWMNEKTKEIFFEMLESQRKFLLELNKDISVNEEIIRHQLYQIDLEEERLRMI comes from the coding sequence ATGCATACGATCTTACCTTTTTTACTTGCCATGATAGCCGCCATCGTGCTGCTGAATATGTGGGCGGCAAAACTAAAAATTGCTTATCCTATTTTGCTTGTCGTATTTGGGCTTCTTGTTAGTTTTGTGCCTGGTCTTCCGGTGGTAAAGATCAATCCGGATCTCATTTTCTTTATTTTTCTACCCCCTCTGCTGTTTGAAGCAGCCTGGTCTATCTCTTTTAAAGAAATGAAAAGATGGTGGCGTATTATTGGAAGCTTTGCTTTTTTAGTGGTCTTTTTCACCGCACTTGCCGTTGCCGTGACAGCTAATTACTTTATACCCGGATTTACTATTGCACTCGGATTTCTGCTGGGAGGAATTGTATCTCCGCCTGATGCGGTGAGCACAGGAGCCATCATGAAGTTTGTAAAAATACCCTCTACAACATCTGCTATTTTGGAAGGAGAAAGCCTGCTGAATGATGCTTCCTCACTGATTATATTCCGTTTTGCTTTAATTGCCGTAGGGACCGGTCAGTTTGTATGGCAGGAAGCTTCGTTGAATTTTTTATGGATGATAATAGGAGGGGCAGGAATCGGGTTGGTATTAGCATGGCTTTTTGTACAGGCTCACAGGAAACTTCCTACAGATGCCTCTTCAGATATTGCCTTAACACTTATTGAGCCTTACCTGATGTATTGGATTGCAGAGCAGTTCCATGCTTCCGGAGTCCTGGCTGTAGTCTGTGGAGGTTTGTATATGTCAGGCAAACGGATGATATTCTTAAATAGTACCAGTCGTATAAGAGGCTATAGTGTATGGGAGAGTTTTGTTTTCATTCTGAATGGTATTGTATTCTTAATTATCGGACTTGAGCTTCCTGAAATTGTTGGTGGTCTCAGGTCCGAAGGTATTTCTTTGAAAATAGCCATTCAATATGGGGTATTGGTGACTGGTATTCTGATTGCTGCCAGAATCATAAGTTCCTATGCTGCAATGTTTGCGACTTTGATTTTCAGGCCAAGTGTTGCGCCCCGTGCTTCTTCCGGAAGAAGACGTCTGCTGATGCCCCTTATGCTTGGATGGACGGGTATGAGAGGTGTTGTCTCATTGGCAGCTGCTCTGGCGATTCCAATTAATCTTGAAAATGGACTTCCTTTTCCCAACAGAAACCTTATTCTGTTTATTACTTTTGTTGTGATCCTGCTTACATTACTTGTTCAGGGGCTCACATTGCCATACTTTATAAAATATGGTCATGTATTTGATGACTTTACAGATGAAGAGAAAGATAAACAGGGCAGGGAAGAAATAAAGCACAAGCTGAAACAGCACATTTATCATTTTCTTAAAAATAAACATGAAAGTGAACTGAACAGCCATGCTGGATTAGAAAGAATGTTGAAGCACTGGGAAGAAAAAATACAGGCCAATGAAACTGAATGGATGAATGAAAAAACAAAAGAGATCTTTTTTGAAATGCTGGAAAGCCAAAGGAAATTTCTTTTAGAACTCAATAAAGATATTTCCGTGAATGAAGAAATTATCCGCCATCAGCTTTATCAGATTGACCTTGAGGAAGAGCGTTTGAGAATGATTTGA
- a CDS encoding Y-family DNA polymerase produces MYALVDCNNFFVSCERTLDPDLEGRPVVVLSNNDGCVVSRSKEAKDLGIPMAAPAFKYRELFQQYDVKSFSAKFELYNYKSQQVINIAKSYVLDHEVYSIDELFLDLTGFKYIDIYEYCFKIKKEIDEKENIPVSIGIAPTKTLCKVANRIVKDFPDNFNGVYILDTPEKIEKALKWLNIGDVWGIGRRLAVKMNDNGVYKAWDLLQKPEIWVRKIMGIHGVRMINELKGIRQLELDTPSPKKSIAVTRSFMQMLTKKEEVRERVETFGMYCSERLRKQNTCCKMITVFVQTNRFRKDLPEYKNAMTRILSNPTNSSILIGRVVNELFEAIYRDGFHYKRAGVMVNDFVPEDQRQISLFEEDIQNQHLPVMKAMDAMNRKYGKDKVRLGSMSGENTFGRAKLTPEYEAFLKKNTLPEANFRFH; encoded by the coding sequence ATGTATGCTCTGGTAGATTGTAACAATTTTTTTGTTTCGTGTGAAAGGACCTTGGATCCTGATCTTGAAGGCAGACCCGTTGTGGTTCTTTCCAACAACGATGGATGTGTTGTATCCAGAAGTAAAGAAGCAAAAGACCTGGGAATTCCTATGGCAGCTCCGGCATTCAAGTACAGGGAGCTTTTTCAGCAGTATGATGTGAAAAGTTTTTCTGCAAAATTTGAATTGTATAACTATAAAAGTCAACAGGTTATCAATATTGCCAAATCCTATGTTCTTGATCATGAAGTCTATAGTATTGATGAGCTTTTCCTTGATTTAACAGGATTTAAATACATCGATATTTATGAATATTGCTTTAAAATCAAAAAAGAGATAGACGAGAAAGAAAATATTCCTGTAAGTATCGGAATTGCTCCCACTAAGACTTTATGCAAAGTTGCGAATAGAATTGTAAAAGATTTTCCGGATAATTTTAATGGAGTGTATATTCTGGATACCCCTGAAAAAATTGAAAAGGCACTAAAATGGCTTAATATCGGTGACGTTTGGGGAATCGGAAGAAGACTGGCTGTCAAAATGAATGATAATGGTGTTTATAAAGCCTGGGATCTTCTTCAGAAACCTGAAATATGGGTTCGGAAGATTATGGGAATTCATGGAGTAAGGATGATCAATGAACTGAAAGGGATTCGTCAGCTGGAACTGGATACTCCTTCTCCTAAAAAATCTATAGCTGTTACCCGAAGCTTTATGCAGATGCTTACGAAAAAAGAAGAAGTAAGAGAAAGGGTAGAAACTTTTGGAATGTACTGTTCAGAGAGATTAAGGAAGCAGAATACCTGTTGTAAAATGATCACTGTTTTTGTACAGACCAACCGTTTTAGAAAAGATCTTCCTGAATACAAAAATGCAATGACCCGGATTCTTTCCAATCCTACCAACTCATCAATTTTAATAGGAAGAGTGGTTAATGAACTTTTTGAAGCCATTTACAGGGACGGGTTTCATTATAAAAGGGCTGGAGTGATGGTGAACGACTTTGTGCCTGAAGACCAGAGACAAATCAGTCTTTTTGAAGAAGATATACAAAACCAGCACCTTCCCGTAATGAAAGCTATGGATGCCATGAACAGGAAATATGGTAAAGATAAAGTTCGCCTTGGAAGCATGAGTGGTGAAAATACCTTCGGACGTGCAAAGCTGACTCCGGAATATGAGGCTTTCCTGAAAAAAAATACATTACCGGAAGCTAATTTCAGGTTTCATTAG
- a CDS encoding YdeI/OmpD-associated family protein produces MEKYSPKIDTYIEKSQDFAKPVLHYIRETVHEFCPDAEETMKWSFPHFIYKGKNLCAMASFKQHCTFGFWLEKEMKTMQEMTQNIEKNSMFSLGKITAVEDLPSKPQLQKAIKEAMELTDMGVTMKKASPSKTEMEVPDYFQSALDARPETLEIFEKASPSFRKEYISWITEAKTETTRNKRMEQSLEWIAEGKGRNWKYERK; encoded by the coding sequence ATGGAGAAATACAGCCCGAAAATAGATACCTATATTGAAAAATCACAGGATTTTGCTAAGCCTGTTCTGCATTATATCCGTGAAACGGTTCATGAATTCTGCCCTGATGCTGAAGAAACCATGAAATGGAGTTTTCCTCATTTTATCTATAAAGGAAAAAACCTGTGTGCTATGGCTTCCTTCAAGCAACACTGTACTTTTGGATTCTGGCTGGAAAAGGAAATGAAAACCATGCAGGAGATGACTCAGAATATTGAGAAGAATTCAATGTTCAGCTTAGGAAAAATAACAGCAGTGGAAGATCTTCCCTCTAAACCTCAGCTTCAAAAAGCTATTAAAGAAGCTATGGAACTTACGGATATGGGTGTCACTATGAAAAAGGCCTCACCTTCTAAGACAGAAATGGAAGTTCCTGACTATTTTCAGTCAGCCCTGGATGCTCGGCCTGAAACGCTGGAAATTTTTGAAAAAGCTTCCCCGTCCTTCAGAAAGGAATATATTTCCTGGATTACGGAAGCCAAAACAGAAACCACCAGAAATAAAAGAATGGAACAGTCTCTGGAATGGATAGCCGAAGGTAAAGGAAGAAACTGGAAATATGAAAGAAAATAA
- a CDS encoding serine hydrolase domain-containing protein, with the protein MRILKYMIGGAVAGAAAAYFLGYDYLFNGISKTYLKGKSSAYIDDGNLFPSNPIATEEPILWEEDPDYNKKDLPKHLVDNLKHSRTAAFVVIKNGKILHEQYWEGYNQLSQTNSFSMAKAVTVMLLGKALEEGIISGIDEKLSDFYPEFKNKTFGNQVTLKNLAQMESGLDWDENYNNPFLPNAKAYYGKSLVKAVFSRKFKEEPGTRFEYQSGTTQLLGFALRKALNQPLASYLSEKFWIPLGMEQNAKWSTDDYGMEKAYCCIHSNARDFAKLGQLFLNDGTAGDRQILNADFIEQMRTPTGKSDNIYGMGLWINHDNPIKHYYFLGLQGQYIIMVPEHNIVIVKTGSYSNNPKNDRGRPDQVKFFVNEIVQLFQ; encoded by the coding sequence ATGAGAATACTAAAGTACATGATAGGCGGAGCGGTAGCTGGTGCGGCAGCCGCTTATTTTCTGGGATATGATTATTTATTTAATGGTATTTCCAAAACCTATCTTAAAGGAAAATCAAGTGCATATATTGATGACGGAAACCTTTTCCCGAGCAATCCCATTGCTACAGAAGAGCCTATACTCTGGGAAGAAGATCCGGATTACAACAAAAAGGATTTACCTAAACATTTAGTTGACAATTTAAAACACTCCAGAACAGCTGCTTTTGTCGTAATAAAGAATGGAAAAATTCTTCATGAGCAATATTGGGAAGGGTATAATCAGCTTTCACAGACCAATTCTTTTTCGATGGCAAAAGCAGTGACTGTCATGTTGCTGGGGAAAGCATTGGAAGAAGGTATTATCTCTGGTATTGATGAAAAGTTATCTGATTTTTATCCGGAATTTAAAAATAAAACATTCGGAAATCAGGTAACCCTTAAAAACCTGGCTCAAATGGAATCCGGGCTGGACTGGGATGAAAATTACAATAATCCGTTTTTACCCAATGCCAAGGCCTATTATGGAAAAAGCCTTGTAAAAGCGGTATTCTCAAGAAAATTTAAAGAAGAACCGGGAACAAGATTTGAATACCAAAGCGGCACTACACAACTTCTTGGCTTTGCCCTACGAAAGGCTTTGAATCAACCTCTGGCGAGCTATTTATCAGAAAAATTCTGGATTCCTTTGGGAATGGAGCAGAATGCGAAATGGAGCACAGACGATTATGGTATGGAGAAAGCGTATTGCTGCATTCATTCCAATGCAAGAGATTTTGCTAAACTCGGACAGCTTTTTCTGAATGATGGAACAGCCGGAGATCGGCAGATTCTCAACGCTGATTTTATTGAACAGATGAGAACTCCAACAGGAAAGTCTGATAACATTTATGGAATGGGGCTTTGGATCAATCATGACAACCCTATCAAACATTATTATTTCCTGGGATTACAGGGACAGTATATCATTATGGTTCCGGAGCACAATATCGTTATTGTAAAAACCGGAAGCTACTCCAATAATCCTAAAAACGACAGAGGAAGACCTGATCAGGTAAAATTCTTTGTAAACGAAATTGTACAATTATTCCAATAA
- a CDS encoding M48 family metalloprotease, which produces MTRKLIVLGYFLFSIMGMAQIYKPIDTADYIQRKAFLKSFEGNNEATVKKLKSQYSGKTGSELSKIYKEFGTDFQKQVKNKDFIFKSEFETSIQSMIQRLKKNNPTIPQDLKILVAKDNTPNAYCLADGTFVINMGLYSWLNNEEQIAAVISHELGHKIEEHSLKTFLKIIEQDKLDKVLVENIKSTTTSRSHSQNQKAFDIFKNTVYKKGIEKRQSEMQADSLGYVIFKNSDFKKAEFVNALQRLQDFDTISPRELKMETYKKLFNLPKQAFNEKWMKKEDFSLYNYNFYKEKLNKDSLASHPEVSRRIEMLKKTFTELKTPIAPEKPSDLFVTLKKTARMEILPNYFHSEDYGQGIYAAMQFLQDEEEEKYYKSWLGRCFSKIYEARKNYNLNRYLDRIEPKNQSESYQQFLNFMWNLSLDEIKNIADYYQANETIAKVN; this is translated from the coding sequence ATGACCAGAAAACTTATTGTATTGGGGTACTTCTTATTTTCAATCATGGGAATGGCCCAGATTTATAAACCGATAGACACTGCAGATTATATACAGAGGAAAGCTTTTTTAAAGAGTTTTGAAGGAAATAATGAAGCTACTGTAAAGAAATTAAAATCTCAGTATTCCGGGAAAACAGGCTCAGAATTATCCAAAATCTATAAAGAATTCGGAACAGACTTTCAAAAGCAGGTAAAGAATAAGGATTTTATCTTTAAATCTGAATTTGAAACCAGCATACAGTCTATGATTCAGCGTCTTAAAAAGAACAATCCTACCATTCCTCAGGATTTGAAAATACTGGTCGCAAAAGACAATACTCCCAATGCTTATTGCCTTGCTGACGGAACTTTTGTAATCAATATGGGGCTTTACAGCTGGCTCAATAATGAGGAACAGATTGCGGCCGTGATTTCCCATGAACTGGGGCATAAAATAGAGGAACATTCCCTGAAAACCTTTTTAAAAATTATCGAGCAGGATAAATTGGATAAGGTATTGGTTGAGAATATAAAATCAACTACCACAAGCCGAAGTCATAGCCAGAATCAGAAAGCTTTTGATATCTTTAAAAATACAGTGTATAAAAAAGGGATTGAAAAGAGGCAAAGTGAAATGCAGGCAGATTCTTTGGGGTATGTGATTTTTAAAAACAGTGATTTTAAGAAAGCAGAATTTGTAAATGCACTTCAGAGATTGCAGGATTTTGATACTATTTCACCAAGGGAACTGAAGATGGAAACGTATAAAAAGCTTTTTAATCTTCCAAAGCAGGCGTTTAACGAAAAATGGATGAAGAAGGAAGACTTTTCACTGTACAATTATAATTTCTACAAAGAAAAACTGAATAAAGATTCCCTCGCATCACATCCTGAAGTATCCAGAAGAATTGAGATGCTTAAAAAAACATTCACAGAACTTAAAACTCCAATTGCTCCGGAGAAACCGTCGGACCTGTTTGTAACATTAAAGAAAACAGCGAGAATGGAAATTTTACCTAATTATTTCCACTCAGAAGATTATGGACAGGGGATTTATGCGGCTATGCAGTTTCTGCAGGATGAAGAGGAAGAAAAATATTATAAAAGCTGGCTGGGAAGATGCTTTTCCAAAATATATGAAGCAAGAAAAAACTATAATCTGAACCGGTATCTGGATAGAATTGAACCTAAAAACCAAAGTGAAAGCTATCAGCAGTTCCTGAACTTTATGTGGAACCTAAGTCTTGATGAAATAAAGAATATTGCAGACTATTATCAGGCGAATGAAACCATAGCAAAGGTAAACTGA